A portion of the Thermosediminibacter oceani DSM 16646 genome contains these proteins:
- the ligD gene encoding non-homologous end-joining DNA ligase, whose product MVLLPVVIVEDEKLELTNLSKVMWPEDNITKADFIDYYVRVAPYVLPHLKDRPMVFTRYPDGIYGKAFYQKNIPDYAPEWLRTYDEESFTGGKRKVVRYALIDDMKSLLWAANQASLEMHPWLSRVGTIEYPDFVVFDLDPMENTDFEDARQLALALKKLLDMEGLVGFPKTSGATGIQVYVPIEPRYTYREVRVFAKIFCRVLERTFPEKATTERSIKKRRGKVYLDYLQNIKGKTLIAPYSPRPIAGAPVSAPVTWDELEEGVRPSMFTIRNMPERLQKVGDLFKGVLEVKQRIDRWL is encoded by the coding sequence GTGGTATTATTGCCTGTCGTCATAGTAGAAGACGAAAAACTTGAGCTGACCAACCTTTCCAAAGTGATGTGGCCTGAGGACAACATAACAAAGGCTGATTTCATAGACTACTACGTCCGCGTAGCTCCTTATGTACTGCCCCACCTAAAGGACCGCCCCATGGTTTTCACCCGGTACCCCGACGGCATATACGGCAAGGCTTTTTACCAGAAAAACATTCCCGATTACGCTCCCGAGTGGCTCAGGACCTACGACGAGGAGAGTTTCACCGGAGGCAAGAGGAAGGTTGTGCGCTACGCCCTTATCGACGATATGAAAAGCTTGCTCTGGGCCGCGAATCAGGCAAGCCTTGAGATGCACCCCTGGCTTTCCAGAGTGGGGACCATAGAATACCCGGACTTCGTCGTGTTCGACCTGGACCCTATGGAAAATACCGATTTCGAGGACGCCCGGCAGCTGGCGCTGGCGCTGAAAAAACTGCTTGATATGGAGGGACTCGTGGGATTTCCGAAGACTTCCGGTGCCACCGGCATTCAGGTATACGTGCCGATAGAGCCCAGGTACACCTACCGGGAGGTCAGGGTTTTTGCAAAAATTTTCTGCAGGGTTCTGGAAAGGACCTTTCCCGAAAAAGCAACTACCGAAAGAAGCATAAAAAAACGCAGGGGCAAGGTGTACCTCGACTACCTGCAAAACATAAAGGGCAAAACGCTGATCGCACCTTACAGCCCCAGGCCTATAGCGGGAGCGCCGGTATCGGCTCCGGTTACATGGGATGAACTTGAAGAGGGGGTCAGGCCCTCTATGTTCACCATCAGGAACATGCCCGAAAGGCTTCAAAAGGTGGGAGACCTGTTCAAAGGCGTCCTGGAAGTGAAACAGCGTATTGACAGGTGGCTGTAG
- a CDS encoding FHA domain-containing protein — translation MYELLAQILKFLLIGLIYYFLYNFLKLMVLDLSEEKNTSVDTGYYLRSDDGREYPLRPVTTIGRAGDSDIVINDPYLSSKHAMIFKKGRRMVIQDLKSTNGTFLNGKRIKKAVALKEKDVITMGSRKFTFLRREARGLESGSDV, via the coding sequence GTGTATGAACTCCTGGCTCAAATTTTGAAATTTCTATTAATCGGGCTAATATATTATTTTTTATATAATTTTTTAAAGTTGATGGTGCTAGACCTGAGTGAAGAAAAAAATACGTCAGTGGATACCGGTTATTACCTCAGGAGCGACGATGGCAGGGAATACCCCCTCCGGCCTGTAACTACAATAGGTCGTGCCGGGGATTCCGATATAGTGATAAACGACCCTTATCTTTCCAGCAAGCACGCCATGATCTTTAAAAAGGGCAGAAGGATGGTCATACAGGATCTTAAAAGCACCAACGGCACATTTTTAAACGGAAAGCGCATAAAAAAGGCGGTGGCTTTAAAGGAAAAGGACGTCATAACGATGGGCAGCAGGAAATTCACCTTTTTGAGGAGGGAGGCCCGTGGACTCGAAAGTGGAAGCGACGTATAA
- a CDS encoding FtsW/RodA/SpoVE family cell cycle protein, which yields MDSKVEATYNRALSAMALTGLISFLLLTIFRKPVTLVPFYGAVIFLSIVFIGYFFTGWIFPSSDKFLFILAGFLTELGLIMLCRINMELFKRQVAFFALGVGFFILSSILTRYFISLELKPVYFWGATVALLLLPLLFGVEKGGAKNWLAFSGFTFQPSELAKITFVFYLAGVLKQNKINNFPRLAAEILAAVGLLAISKDLGGAMLFYITALAVIFTATSRLDLTAAGLSAAGILGVLSYFLFDHVRVRIEAWLNPWQDVPGRGYQIVQSLFAIAEGGYFGTGLGLGRPDFIPAVATDFIFSAFAEEFGFLGAAAVILMYFLMVYRGIKIALRLEDSYPALIALGYTVMFGMQIFTIIGGVIKLIPVTGVTLPFMSYGGSSMVMSFTSLGILNGLWLQAREGETDGEAA from the coding sequence GTGGACTCGAAAGTGGAAGCGACGTATAACAGGGCACTGAGCGCGATGGCACTGACGGGTTTAATTTCCTTTTTACTCCTAACCATCTTCAGAAAGCCCGTAACGCTGGTGCCCTTTTACGGTGCCGTGATATTTTTGAGCATAGTATTCATCGGCTATTTTTTTACGGGGTGGATCTTCCCCAGCTCGGACAAATTTCTGTTTATACTGGCGGGGTTTCTGACGGAATTGGGCCTCATAATGCTCTGCAGGATCAACATGGAACTTTTTAAAAGACAGGTCGCCTTTTTCGCCCTTGGCGTCGGATTTTTTATTTTGAGCAGCATTCTTACGAGGTACTTCATCAGCCTCGAACTCAAACCCGTTTACTTCTGGGGCGCTACTGTAGCGCTGCTTTTGCTGCCCCTTCTTTTCGGAGTGGAAAAAGGGGGAGCCAAGAACTGGCTGGCTTTCAGCGGTTTTACTTTCCAGCCCTCCGAACTTGCCAAGATCACCTTCGTGTTTTACCTGGCCGGTGTTTTGAAACAAAATAAAATTAATAATTTCCCCAGGCTTGCGGCTGAAATCCTGGCTGCTGTCGGTCTTCTGGCTATCTCCAAGGACCTGGGCGGGGCGATGCTGTTTTACATTACGGCGCTGGCCGTGATTTTCACCGCCACTTCCAGGCTGGATTTGACGGCTGCCGGGCTGTCTGCCGCCGGAATCTTGGGTGTTCTGAGCTACTTTCTTTTCGACCACGTGAGGGTCAGGATTGAAGCCTGGTTAAACCCGTGGCAGGACGTCCCGGGCAGGGGTTATCAAATCGTCCAGTCCCTTTTTGCAATAGCGGAAGGCGGCTATTTCGGTACCGGGCTTGGCCTTGGGCGGCCGGACTTCATTCCCGCGGTGGCGACGGACTTCATCTTCTCCGCTTTTGCGGAGGAATTTGGATTTCTCGGGGCTGCCGCAGTCATCCTCATGTATTTCCTAATGGTGTACAGGGGCATAAAGATAGCGCTCAGGTTGGAGGACAGCTACCCGGCTCTGATAGCCCTGGGATACACGGTGATGTTCGGCATGCAAATATTTACAATTATAGGCGGTGTTATAAAGCTGATACCGGTAACCGGCGTCACGCTGCCGTTTATGAGCTACGGGGGGAGTTCCATGGTCATGAGTTTTACGTCTCTTGGCATTCTGAACGGGCTGTGGCTCCAGGCGAGGGAAGGAGAGACCGATGGAGAAGCTGCATAG
- a CDS encoding NAD(P)/FAD-dependent oxidoreductase, translated as MARVLVIGGGPGGLTAAASAASMGHEVRLLEKGRIGENIRCAEGFFDVLKKLGKPGAGVRFKVEKLIAKALATYEIDVSDLNLWMIDRREWQEDLARIARDKGAVIEENSPVSPKDLEGLMRDYDYIIDASGAPPVTARAYGFADFYKQNCARTVQYVMEGDFSYLGNNLKVGLLPGLYGYYWIFPKDGHTANVGVGSFGGEPLPLWNRLRDVLEMEGLAGYAIKRKLGGICPIRMAPRLVYDNILLVGDAAGLTSPLHGGGIDMAVLSGMEAVRSLSSGGTDYEKNLRKLLSPRLTIEAMAAGVWKKKGFEEMDELIGKLVKTGLYRPFLNPNQFNSFTAGLIAKILRVENPAV; from the coding sequence TTGGCAAGGGTTCTGGTGATAGGAGGGGGCCCCGGCGGCCTTACAGCAGCAGCTTCGGCTGCATCCATGGGCCATGAGGTAAGGCTCCTGGAAAAGGGCCGGATAGGCGAAAATATCCGGTGCGCCGAAGGTTTCTTCGATGTGCTGAAAAAGCTGGGAAAGCCCGGCGCGGGCGTGAGATTCAAGGTAGAAAAGCTGATCGCGAAAGCTTTAGCCACCTACGAAATAGACGTGTCAGATCTGAATCTCTGGATGATCGACAGAAGGGAATGGCAGGAAGACCTCGCCCGCATTGCCCGGGATAAGGGTGCGGTCATTGAGGAAAACAGCCCGGTTTCTCCGAAAGACCTGGAGGGACTGATGAGGGATTACGACTACATAATAGACGCCAGCGGTGCACCTCCGGTTACTGCCAGGGCTTACGGATTTGCTGACTTTTACAAGCAAAACTGCGCCAGGACCGTGCAGTACGTCATGGAGGGGGATTTTTCTTACCTGGGGAATAACCTGAAAGTAGGGCTGTTGCCGGGACTTTACGGCTACTACTGGATATTTCCCAAAGACGGACACACGGCTAACGTCGGGGTCGGAAGCTTCGGTGGAGAGCCGTTGCCGCTGTGGAACCGGCTTCGCGATGTGCTGGAAATGGAAGGACTTGCGGGATACGCTATAAAAAGAAAGCTGGGGGGCATCTGCCCGATCAGGATGGCCCCGCGTCTGGTTTACGACAACATACTGCTGGTGGGTGACGCCGCCGGGCTCACATCCCCTCTTCACGGCGGCGGTATCGACATGGCGGTGCTCAGCGGCATGGAAGCGGTAAGAAGCCTTTCTTCCGGTGGAACGGACTACGAGAAAAACCTCCGCAAGCTGCTTTCTCCGAGGCTCACGATTGAAGCCATGGCGGCGGGTGTATGGAAAAAGAAAGGTTTCGAAGAGATGGACGAACTAATAGGTAAACTGGTAAAAACGGGGCTTTACAGGCCGTTTCTTAACCCGAACCAATTCAATAGCTTTACGGCCGGGCTGATTGCCAAAATCCTCAGGGTGGAAAATCCTGCGGTGTAA
- a CDS encoding RNA ligase family protein gives MIKPGIPFIPMEPLPHPKPFDDEKYGFQIKWDGTRIVAHLSGGVELFNRKMKRRTAQYPEVAGTLSDVLGDSDAVLDGEMITLIGGKPSFQQLMRRDWATDPGTINYLASRIPVTYVVFDILYLNGKSLIDLPFSRRYHILKSTLRSSDPVVVTDTFPGRGIALYEIARERGLEGIVAKRLDSVYQIGKKSDKWLKIKNRREVTALVGGFLAEGKSVRSLFLGQLVEGELIYIGRASSGLGAETSRVLYDLLSKSAKESCPFANPPQIERREKPVWVSPSVAVEVEFLDYTDEGYLRHPVIRRVEFGS, from the coding sequence ATGATAAAGCCCGGGATACCCTTCATACCCATGGAGCCGCTGCCTCACCCGAAGCCCTTCGACGACGAAAAATACGGCTTCCAGATAAAGTGGGACGGCACCAGGATAGTAGCCCACTTGAGCGGCGGCGTGGAGCTTTTCAACCGGAAAATGAAAAGGCGCACCGCCCAGTACCCGGAGGTGGCAGGAACGCTTTCGGATGTCCTCGGGGACTCCGACGCGGTACTGGATGGAGAGATGATAACTTTGATCGGCGGAAAGCCCAGCTTCCAGCAGTTGATGAGGCGGGACTGGGCCACCGACCCGGGCACCATAAACTATCTGGCCTCAAGGATACCTGTAACCTACGTGGTTTTCGACATCCTTTACTTGAATGGAAAGAGCCTCATCGACCTGCCATTTTCCCGGCGGTACCACATATTAAAGTCCACCCTGAGGTCCTCGGACCCGGTGGTGGTGACCGATACCTTCCCGGGCCGGGGAATCGCCCTTTATGAGATCGCCAGGGAGAGGGGACTTGAAGGCATAGTAGCCAAAAGGCTGGACAGCGTTTACCAGATCGGGAAAAAGAGCGACAAATGGCTCAAAATCAAAAACCGCCGCGAGGTAACCGCCCTGGTGGGCGGCTTTCTGGCCGAAGGAAAAAGCGTGCGCTCCCTGTTTCTGGGGCAGCTCGTCGAGGGTGAACTCATTTATATCGGCAGGGCGTCCAGCGGACTTGGTGCCGAAACGAGCAGGGTCCTATACGATTTGCTTTCAAAATCCGCAAAGGAGTCATGCCCTTTTGCCAACCCGCCGCAAATCGAAAGGAGGGAAAAGCCCGTATGGGTCAGCCCTTCGGTCGCTGTTGAAGTGGAATTTCTCGATTATACCGACGAAGGTTATCTCAGGCATCCGGTAATAAGGCGGGTGGAATTCGGGTCATGA